In one window of Arachis ipaensis cultivar K30076 chromosome B06, Araip1.1, whole genome shotgun sequence DNA:
- the LOC107645726 gene encoding eukaryotic translation initiation factor 1A produces MPKNKGKGGKNRKRGKNEADDDKRELVFKEDGQEYAQVLRMLGNGRCEAMCIDGIKRLCHIRGKMHKKVWIATGDIILVGLRDFQNDKADVILKYMADEARLLKAYGELPDTTRLNETVGGGLEDDDDQIGDDYVEFEDEDIDKI; encoded by the coding sequence atgccgAAGAACAAGGGAAAGGGAGGGAAGAACAGGAAGAGGGGGAAGAACGAAGCGGACGACGATAAGAGAGAGCTGGTTTTCAAGGAGGACGGACAGGAATACGCGCAGGTCCTCCGTATGCTCGGTAACGGCCGCTGTGAAGCAATGTGCATCGACGGCATCAAGAGGCTCTGTCATATCAGAGGCAAGATGCACAAAAAGGTGTGGATCGCCACCGGTGACATCATCCTCGTCGGCCTCCGCGACTTCCAGAACGACAAGGCTGACGTTATCCTCAAGTACATGGCTGACGAGGCCAGACTTCTCAAGGCCTATGGCGAGCTCCCTGACACCACACGCCTCAACGAGACCGTCGGTGGTGGCCTCGAGGACGACGATGACCAGATTGGCGACGACTACGTCGAGTTCGAGGATGAGGATATCGATAAAATCTAA
- the LOC107647978 gene encoding uncharacterized protein At5g41620-like, with translation MERGREEKREEGIMVFVDKRGGSSTPPPLWRLQLPSHHSRINIQEFLNCPTSSSLSARELCAQLWETQPYHMALLPRCRRKGNTLLKLPKHFADPPDSPYHQPKLERNSKRHVQASPLKHRRSVESKGCAPQPVSPASYCNSVKVAPYNLSVNPTSSAELRGKCGDPKTSRELLKVLSRISSLEEQNASSMSVIKALKMELDLSQVQVRELLQEKRMSKQEMEILMRQIEEDKLVRKNNEHEKVKATVQSMNEEIEEERRLRQHSESVCRKLTRELSEMKSSLSSCLRDLEREQKGRILLENLCDDFAKGIRDYEREARSLTQNNGAETGQVKGENNLDRLMLHISEAWLDERRQTKQVQSGGRDSVVDKLGVDIETFLQAKRSVDSGRCSSHTPKEIHPCLHSLDNAAMRKQVQSEECELATQAQKETIEKHVGSSSISSEGDKVYPETENIFGEGSVVTGNCRPKLSDMSESCSSSKLPKGVNENSLMAKLLEARLQPHKPSM, from the exons atggAAAGAGGTAGAGAGGAGAAAAGGGAAGAAGGAATAATGGTGTTTGTGGACAAAAGGGGTGGTTCTTCTACTCCTCCACCCTTATGGAGGCTTCAGCTTCCATCTCACCACTCCAGAATCAACATTCAAGAATTCCTCAACTGCCCCACATCATCGTCACTCTCTGCCAGAGAGCTCTGTGCACAACTCTGGGAGACTCAGCCCTACCACATGGCACTACTTCCCCGCTGCCGCCGCAAGGGCAACACACTTCTTAAGCTTCCTAAACACTTTGCTGACCCTCCTGATAGCCCCTATCACCAG CCCAAATTAGAACGTAATTCGAAAAGACATGTCCAAGCATCACCTCTCAAGCACCGTAGATCAGTTGAAAGTAAGGGTTGTGCTCCTCAGCCAGTGTCCCCTGCAAGTTACTGTAACTCCGTGAAA GTGGCACCGTACAATCTTTCAGTAAATCCAACAAGTTCTGCGGAGTTAAGGGGTAAATGTGGCGACCCTAAAACATCAAGAGAGTTACTCAAAGTACTGAGCCGCATCTCGAGCCTTGAAGAACAGAATGCATCGAGTATGTCAGTGATAAAAGCCTTGAAAATGGAGCTAGATCTTTCTCAGGTACAGGTCAGAGAGTTACTACAAGAAAAGCGAATGAGTAAGCAGGAAATGGAGATCCTAATGAGGCAAATAGAAGAGGACAAGCTTGTGAGGAAGAACAATGAACATGAAAAAGTTAAAGCTACAGTTCAATCAATGAATgaagagatagaagaagaaaGGAGGTTGAGACAGCATTCGGAAAGCGTTTGTCGAAAGCTCACAAGGGAGCTTTCGGAGATGAAGTCTTCACTGTCAAGTTGTCTCAGAGATCTTGAAAGAGAGCAAAAAGGTCGGATCCTATTGGAGAATCTGTGTGACGACTTTGCCAAAGGAATAAGAGACTATGAACGAGAAGCACGTTCTCTAACACAGAATAATGGCGCTGAGACGGGTCAGGTTAAAGGTGAAAATAACCTTGATAGGCTAATGCTTCATATTTCAGAGGCTTGGCTTGATGAGCGCAGGCAAACGAAGCAAGTCCAATCAGGAGGAAGAGATTCTGTTGTTGACAAGTTAGGTGTTGATATTGAAACATTTCTTCAAGCGAAAAGGTCGGTTGATTCAGGCAGATGCAGTAGCCACACCCCAAAAGAGATTCACCCATGCCTGCATTCACTGGATAATGCAGCAATGAGGAAACAGGTTCAGTCAGAAGAATGTGAATTGGCAACACAAGCTCAAAAGGAAACGATTGAAAAGCATGTTGGGAGCAGTTCTATATCATCAGAAGGTGATAAGGTTTATCCAGAGACAGAGAACATTTTCGGGGAGGGTTCAGTGGTTACAGGGAATTGTAGGCCTAAGCTGAGTGACATGTCTGAgtcttgttcttcttccaaattGCCAAAGGGAGTTAATGAGAACTCGCTGATGGCAAAACTGCTTGAAGCAAGATTACAGCCCCACAAACCTTCAATGTGA